GTCCTCGCCAGCACCTTCGTGATCGCCGCCGTCAGAGTCGTCTTGCCGTGGTCCACGTGACCAATCGTCCCCACGTTTACGTGCGGCTTTGTCCTCTCGAACTTCTCCCTGGCCATCGATCAGTCCCTCCTGAAAGGTGTGACGTTCAATAATTCTGGAGCCCTCGACCGGATTTGAACCGGTGACCTTTTGCTTACCATGCAAATGCTCTACCGACTGAGCTACGAGGGCAGAGCGACCTTCTGTTCGTTCGGGCTTTCGCCCTTTATGTCTGGAGCGGGAAACGGGATTCGAACCCGCGACCCTCAGCTTGGAAGGCTGATGCTCTAGCCAACTGAGCTATTCCCGCCCGACTCGACCATTTAGCGAAATGGTGGGGAGGGGAGGATTCGAACCTCCGAAGGCGTACGCCGACAGATTTACAGTCTGTTCCCTTTGACCGCTCGGGAACCTCCCCGAACACGCAAAGCGCTAATGGTATAAAATCCGCAGTGGGGTCGACGCCCCGCGAAGATGATTCACCAGCCGGCGCGAGAGGTCGTTATGGTCTGCACCACCGAAGCGTCCCGCTGCTCCTCGTCACTGGTGTTTTTGTACGTACTTTAGGTTGTGTGGAGATCGCCCGATTTCGCGCGGTCGCGACGCACGCAATCTTGGAGCTGGCGAGAGGAATCGAACCCCCAACCACCTCATTACAAATGAGGTGCTCTACCGTTGAGCTACGCCAGCGTCGAACACAGTAACCCTAAAGAAAATTTAAGGGTACAGAGAGGCCACGATACGGCACCCCCCCTGTAGTGTCAAGGGGGAAAATATCACGGCCGGGGCCGCGAATCAATTGTCTGGCAGGCGATTGTGGACAACTCGGCCACCCGTGGCAGACCCGTGGCAGTCCCGGTGGGAGCCCTCGCTACTTGCGTTTCACCCGGACGCCGGTGGGTGTGTCCTCCAGGACCCACCCCGCGGCCAGCAGGCGGTCGCGGAGATCGTCCGCGAGCTTGAAGTCCTTGTTCTTCTTGGCGTTAGAGCGTTCCTCCACCATTTGCGCGATTTCTGCCGGGATTTCCTCCTCCCCGGTGGGGAGGCCGCTGGGAAAGAGCCCGAGGATATGGTCGAACTCGGCGAGCGCGTCGCGGACCGCTTCCAGCCCCGCACGGCCCCCGGCCACCGCCGGGTGCTCGTCCAGCAGAACGTTGTAAGTCTTTATCAATTCGAACATT
The Candidatus Krumholzibacteriia bacterium genome window above contains:
- a CDS encoding GTP-binding protein, with protein sequence MAREKFERTKPHVNVGTIGHVDHGKTTLTAAITKVLART